Proteins from a genomic interval of Niabella soli DSM 19437:
- a CDS encoding RapZ C-terminal domain-containing protein — translation MQDKLDQITDLFIKWCGQAPDEIDILQQAGSERRYFRIWKNGKSTIGTYGANIKENESFFYFSEEFQKKNLPVANILAISADRAYYLQEDFGTISLINHLEQGGETDAVYQLYKKSLHELARVQVLGDKGLDYDKCLTNKEFGKQAIMADLLYFKYYFLDALRRPYNKQDLIDDFEALSTYLTHTDYKFFMMRDYQSRNIQVMEDGSVHFIDYQGGMKGAPQYDVASLLWQARANLSNDWKENLLADYIAALEPLLDRPLNKSVFVSQYNGYVLIRLLQVLGAYGFRGLFERKAQFLTSIPLALRNLKSFITKNEMGISVPEFTKVLQLCISDEIINEFTPVQATAETPLVVKISSFSFKKGLPATDSENGGGFVFDCRGILNPGRIESMKTKTGRDKEVIQYLEQQTKMPEFINSVFDVVDITVEDFIKRNFSSLMVSFGCTGGQHRSVYAADALARHLKNKFKVQVELNHWVQDTKNWVN, via the coding sequence ATGCAGGATAAACTCGATCAAATTACAGACCTATTCATAAAATGGTGCGGCCAGGCCCCCGATGAAATTGATATTTTACAACAGGCAGGCAGTGAACGCCGGTATTTCCGCATCTGGAAAAACGGTAAATCGACCATCGGCACCTATGGCGCTAACATTAAAGAGAACGAATCGTTTTTTTATTTTTCTGAGGAATTTCAGAAGAAAAACCTTCCTGTTGCTAATATCCTGGCCATCAGCGCGGATCGCGCTTATTATTTACAGGAAGATTTTGGCACCATATCCCTGATCAATCATTTGGAGCAAGGGGGAGAAACGGATGCCGTGTACCAGCTCTATAAAAAAAGTTTGCATGAACTAGCCCGCGTGCAGGTGCTGGGCGACAAAGGACTCGATTATGACAAGTGCCTTACCAATAAAGAATTTGGCAAGCAGGCCATCATGGCGGACCTGCTGTATTTTAAATATTATTTTTTAGATGCCTTAAGAAGACCTTATAATAAACAGGACCTGATCGATGATTTTGAAGCGCTGAGCACTTACTTAACGCATACAGACTATAAGTTCTTTATGATGCGCGACTATCAAAGTCGCAATATACAGGTGATGGAGGACGGCTCTGTGCATTTTATAGATTACCAGGGTGGCATGAAAGGAGCGCCTCAATACGATGTGGCCTCTTTGCTGTGGCAGGCCCGGGCAAATTTATCTAATGACTGGAAAGAAAATCTTTTGGCAGATTATATAGCGGCGTTAGAACCCTTGCTGGACCGGCCTTTGAACAAGAGTGTTTTTGTAAGTCAGTATAACGGGTATGTGTTAATTCGTTTGCTGCAGGTATTGGGCGCCTATGGTTTCCGCGGATTGTTTGAACGCAAGGCTCAATTTCTTACCAGCATTCCGCTAGCGCTGCGGAATTTAAAGTCTTTTATTACAAAAAATGAAATGGGCATTTCTGTTCCGGAATTTACAAAAGTGCTGCAGCTTTGCATTTCGGACGAAATTATAAACGAGTTTACACCGGTGCAGGCAACCGCCGAAACCCCGCTGGTGGTAAAGATCTCCAGCTTCTCTTTCAAAAAAGGATTACCGGCTACAGATAGTGAAAACGGCGGCGGCTTTGTTTTTGATTGCCGGGGCATTTTGAACCCTGGCAGAATCGAAAGCATGAAAACAAAAACCGGCCGGGATAAGGAAGTAATCCAATACCTGGAACAGCAAACAAAAATGCCGGAGTTTATCAATAGTGTTTTTGATGTGGTGGATATAACGGTGGAGGATTTTATAAAGCGCAATTTCAGCAGCCTGATGGTCAGCTTTGGCTGTACCGGCGGCCAGCACCGGAGCGTATACGCCGCTGATGCGTTAGCACGACATTTGAAGAATAAGTTTAAAGTGCAGGTTGAGTTGAATCATTGGGTACAGGATACGAAGAATTGGGTCAATTAG
- a CDS encoding TPM domain-containing protein, with the protein MNTTNKANRLHFLRNLFILLFVFSNIGSVAAQDVIKISTRTTDLTNTLSDTEKKSLDDQLYAIEQNTGRQVVIVMLPTTGSQSVEEYATVLFRENKIGSKEQNDGVLILVAKEDHKMRIEVGYGLEGTITDLMADGIINRDMKPYFKDDAFYDGLNAAVGSIRSLLDGSASEAMKQNLKTADEAQPARHVTRDGRVFIFLILLSVICGVLYGRELIGFKTLALLLVAGLVLGALMGKNPVLLALFMMVPFPTFGGYAVARYRKARIAALVLVAIALLLIAIGKIFGADVVAFGVFGLFGLFFAGIFIFAIISGIKNGFSGGSTGSSSGWSSSDSSSWSSSSSSSSSSSSFSGGGGSSGGGGASGSW; encoded by the coding sequence ATGAATACAACAAATAAAGCTAACCGGCTCCATTTTTTACGCAATCTCTTTATCCTGCTGTTTGTTTTTTCAAACATCGGGAGCGTAGCTGCCCAGGATGTAATAAAGATCAGCACCCGCACTACCGATTTGACCAACACCTTATCCGATACGGAAAAGAAAAGTCTGGATGATCAGTTGTATGCCATCGAACAAAACACGGGACGCCAGGTGGTCATCGTAATGCTTCCCACTACCGGAAGCCAGTCGGTTGAGGAGTATGCCACGGTGCTGTTCCGGGAAAATAAGATCGGGTCAAAAGAACAGAACGATGGTGTTTTGATCCTGGTGGCTAAAGAGGATCATAAAATGCGGATCGAAGTGGGGTATGGCCTGGAAGGCACTATAACGGATTTAATGGCGGATGGTATTATCAACCGCGATATGAAACCCTATTTTAAAGACGATGCTTTTTACGATGGATTGAACGCGGCTGTCGGGTCCATCCGTTCCTTGCTGGATGGGTCGGCTTCGGAAGCTATGAAGCAAAACCTGAAGACAGCAGATGAAGCGCAGCCTGCCCGGCATGTTACCCGGGACGGGCGCGTATTTATTTTTTTGATCCTGCTTTCCGTCATATGCGGCGTGCTTTATGGCCGGGAACTTATAGGTTTTAAAACTCTGGCATTGCTGTTGGTGGCAGGGCTTGTCCTTGGGGCACTTATGGGAAAAAATCCGGTACTCCTGGCCTTGTTTATGATGGTGCCTTTTCCCACTTTTGGGGGCTATGCAGTGGCACGTTACAGAAAAGCACGAATTGCCGCATTAGTGCTGGTGGCCATCGCTTTACTTCTGATAGCAATCGGAAAAATATTTGGAGCAGATGTTGTGGCGTTCGGGGTCTTTGGCCTCTTCGGGCTCTTCTTTGCGGGCATTTTTATTTTTGCCATTATCAGCGGCATCAAAAACGGGTTTAGCGGCGGTTCAACCGGCAGCAGCAGCGGATGGAGCTCTTCAGATTCCAGCTCCTGGTCTTCATCCTCCTCCTCGTCCAGCAGTAGCAGCAGTTTTTCCGGCGGCGGGGGTAGCAGTGGCGGTGGTGGCGCCAGCGGCAGTTGGTAA
- a CDS encoding gamma carbonic anhydrase family protein: MAVILPVEGKHPQIGADCFVAPNATIVGDVIAGDACSFWFNTVVRGDVNSIRIGNKVNIQDGVVIHCTYQKTTTTIGNNVSIGHNAIVHGCTIHDNVLVGMGAIIMDNAIVQSDCIIAAGALILEGTVCNAGGVYAGVPAKRVKEISSDLLNGEINRIANNYIKYASWFEEANEADQYSKK; encoded by the coding sequence ATGGCAGTAATTTTACCGGTAGAAGGAAAACACCCGCAAATTGGCGCCGATTGCTTTGTTGCGCCGAATGCAACCATTGTGGGGGACGTAATAGCAGGTGATGCCTGCAGTTTCTGGTTCAACACCGTGGTGCGCGGAGATGTGAATTCCATACGGATCGGCAACAAAGTAAATATACAGGACGGGGTGGTTATTCATTGTACGTATCAAAAGACAACTACCACCATTGGCAACAATGTTTCAATTGGTCATAATGCGATTGTGCATGGCTGCACCATCCACGACAATGTATTGGTAGGCATGGGCGCTATTATTATGGATAACGCAATAGTGCAAAGCGATTGTATTATTGCGGCCGGCGCGCTCATCCTGGAAGGTACGGTTTGTAATGCCGGCGGTGTTTATGCCGGTGTGCCGGCCAAAAGGGTAAAGGAAATTTCTTCTGATTTGTTGAATGGAGAAATCAACCGCATTGCAAACAACTATATAAAGTATGCGAGCTGGTTTGAGGAGGCCAATGAAGCCGATCAGTATTCGAAGAAATAG
- the rsgA gene encoding ribosome small subunit-dependent GTPase A, giving the protein MKALVYKSTGSWYTVKDEAGQFHNARMKGVFKIDDITSTNPLAVGDWVGIELEASGEGTALITEIFPRNNYINRQSPRVKYQQHIIAANLDQSVLIATLKEPRTSQGFIDRFLVVCEMYHVPAIVLFNKTDIYREKEWKKYEELAKMYEALGYAVHAVSVEKAEGLEVLHQLLQNKTTLVSGHSGVGKSTLVNALLPGERIKTQDVSGWSGKGMHTTTFANMYDLPDGGRIIDTPGIRELAITNLKKEELSHYFPEMRERLHQCQYNNCIHVNEPHCAIKQAVTDGAIYEERYISYLNILESLENKSY; this is encoded by the coding sequence TTGAAGGCTTTAGTCTATAAATCTACCGGGAGCTGGTACACCGTTAAAGACGAAGCGGGGCAGTTTCATAATGCCCGGATGAAAGGGGTATTTAAAATTGACGATATTACCAGTACGAACCCGTTAGCCGTTGGTGACTGGGTGGGGATTGAACTGGAAGCAAGCGGGGAAGGAACCGCCTTGATCACCGAAATTTTTCCCAGGAATAATTACATCAACCGGCAGTCGCCGCGTGTAAAATACCAGCAGCATATTATTGCGGCCAACCTCGATCAATCAGTATTGATCGCTACCTTAAAGGAGCCGCGTACTTCCCAGGGATTTATCGACCGGTTTTTAGTGGTATGTGAAATGTATCATGTGCCGGCGATCGTGCTGTTTAACAAGACGGATATTTACCGGGAAAAGGAATGGAAGAAGTATGAGGAACTAGCCAAAATGTATGAAGCTTTAGGCTACGCCGTACATGCGGTTAGTGTTGAAAAAGCGGAAGGACTGGAAGTACTGCACCAATTGCTGCAAAATAAAACAACGCTCGTCAGCGGACATAGTGGCGTAGGGAAATCTACCCTTGTCAATGCCCTGCTCCCGGGCGAGCGGATTAAAACCCAGGATGTGAGCGGCTGGAGCGGGAAGGGAATGCATACCACCACCTTTGCTAATATGTATGACCTGCCGGATGGAGGTAGAATTATTGACACCCCGGGTATCCGCGAGCTGGCCATCACCAACCTGAAAAAAGAAGAGCTGTCCCATTATTTTCCCGAAATGCGGGAGCGGCTGCACCAATGCCAATATAATAACTGCATACATGTAAATGAGCCCCATTGCGCCATTAAGCAGGCGGTAACCGACGGCGCGATCTATGAAGAGCGGTATATCAGTTATCTGAATATATTGGAGAGCCTGGAGAATAAGAGTTATTAG
- a CDS encoding 2,3,4,5-tetrahydropyridine-2,6-dicarboxylate N-succinyltransferase — MEELIKAAWSDRELLKTKKYEQTVHEVIAALDKGALRVAEPHGKKWVVNEWVKQAILMYFGIQQMQTWDVPPFEFYDKMLLKKNYKDIGVRAVPHAVARYGAYLAPNVVLMPSYVNIGAYVGEGTMVDTWATVGSCAQIGKNVHLSGGVGIGGVLEPLQASPVIIEDGCFLGSRSIVVEGVIVEKEAVLGANVVLTQSTKIIDVSGTIPIEGKGRVPARSVVIPGSYAKKFPAGEYHVNCALIIGKRKPSTDLKTSLNDALRDFKVSV; from the coding sequence ATGGAAGAACTGATAAAAGCAGCCTGGAGCGACCGGGAATTGCTGAAAACCAAAAAGTATGAGCAGACGGTACATGAAGTTATTGCCGCATTGGACAAAGGAGCGTTACGGGTAGCGGAACCTCACGGAAAGAAGTGGGTCGTAAACGAATGGGTAAAGCAGGCCATCCTGATGTACTTTGGCATTCAGCAAATGCAAACCTGGGACGTGCCGCCCTTTGAGTTCTATGATAAAATGTTGCTGAAGAAAAATTATAAGGATATTGGCGTTCGTGCTGTGCCGCATGCTGTGGCGCGTTATGGGGCTTACCTGGCCCCTAATGTGGTGCTGATGCCTTCTTATGTAAATATCGGCGCCTATGTGGGCGAAGGTACCATGGTGGATACCTGGGCTACTGTAGGAAGCTGTGCGCAGATCGGTAAAAACGTGCACCTGAGTGGTGGTGTAGGTATTGGTGGGGTGTTGGAGCCCTTGCAGGCCAGCCCGGTAATTATTGAGGATGGATGTTTTTTAGGCAGCCGTTCTATTGTGGTAGAAGGGGTTATTGTAGAAAAAGAAGCGGTGTTAGGCGCCAATGTGGTATTAACGCAGAGCACCAAGATCATTGATGTAAGTGGCACGATACCCATCGAGGGTAAAGGACGTGTTCCGGCAAGAAGCGTGGTGATCCCCGGCTCTTATGCAAAAAAATTCCCTGCGGGTGAATACCATGTAAACTGTGCTTTGATCATTGGAAAACGCAAACCTAGCACGGATCTGAAAACCAGTCTGAATGATGCGTTGCGCGATTTTAAAGTAAGCGTATAA
- a CDS encoding glycosyltransferase family 4 protein: protein MNIGFDAKRAYHNNTGLGVFSRVLINLLAEHFPQNNYYLFNPKPGKSFHPVQKNMHEVLPTASLHKLLRSFWRSRWITKDLVKYKLDLYHGLSHEIPVGIAKTGIPSIVTIHDLFPELYPHQYKPIDTKIYRAKSRYACTHATRIMAISEETKSHIIRIYGIPAEKISVIYQSCPPAFGVLETEERKAAVRQQYNLPAQFFLHVGTIIERKNLLNICKALQLIRSEIPVPLIVVGNDGGFKEKVKAYLKEADLEDRVIFLSEQLALAGKKPFIAAEDLPALYQSATAMIYPSYFEGFGIPIVEAMSGGVPVITSNTSCLPEIAGNAGWLVNPDAPEEMAAGFRKIYTDTAFAEGMRQKGFENAKRFLPEVFVNDVMDLYLSVL from the coding sequence ATGAATATTGGGTTTGATGCCAAAAGGGCCTACCATAATAATACCGGATTGGGCGTTTTCAGCCGGGTATTGATCAATCTGTTGGCGGAGCATTTTCCGCAAAACAACTATTACCTGTTCAATCCCAAACCAGGAAAATCGTTCCACCCTGTTCAAAAAAATATGCACGAAGTATTGCCAACGGCGTCGCTGCATAAGCTCTTACGCTCCTTCTGGCGCAGCCGGTGGATCACTAAAGACCTGGTGAAATACAAGCTGGATCTGTATCACGGCCTGAGCCATGAAATACCGGTAGGGATCGCAAAAACAGGCATTCCTTCTATTGTGACCATCCATGATCTTTTCCCGGAACTCTACCCCCATCAATATAAACCCATCGATACAAAGATCTACCGGGCAAAGTCGCGGTACGCCTGCACCCATGCCACAAGGATCATGGCGATCAGCGAGGAGACCAAGAGCCATATCATCCGGATCTATGGCATCCCCGCTGAAAAGATCAGTGTTATTTATCAAAGTTGCCCGCCGGCATTCGGCGTCCTCGAAACGGAAGAACGCAAAGCAGCGGTCCGGCAGCAATATAATTTGCCGGCGCAATTTTTTCTACATGTGGGCACCATCATTGAGCGCAAGAACCTGTTGAATATCTGCAAGGCCCTGCAGTTGATCCGAAGTGAAATTCCCGTTCCCTTGATAGTGGTGGGTAACGATGGGGGCTTTAAGGAAAAGGTAAAAGCTTATCTGAAAGAAGCGGACCTGGAAGACCGGGTCATTTTTTTATCGGAGCAATTAGCCCTTGCCGGCAAGAAGCCTTTTATAGCCGCGGAAGACCTGCCGGCATTGTACCAATCAGCAACAGCGATGATCTACCCTTCGTATTTCGAGGGTTTTGGTATTCCAATTGTAGAAGCGATGTCGGGCGGCGTTCCCGTGATCACTTCGAACACGTCCTGTCTGCCGGAAATAGCCGGGAATGCGGGCTGGCTGGTAAACCCGGACGCGCCGGAAGAGATGGCCGCAGGATTCCGGAAAATTTATACGGATACCGCTTTTGCTGAAGGAATGCGACAAAAAGGATTTGAAAACGCAAAGCGTTTTTTACCGGAGGTATTCGTAAACGATGTAATGGATCTGTATCTTTCAGTTTTGTAG
- a CDS encoding L-threonylcarbamoyladenylate synthase, with protein MINFEQDLKDSVETLRKGGIILYPTDTVWGLGCDATNAAAVAKIYSIKKRDDSKALIVLAATERDIMQYTAAVDLSLFDYLETTERPTTVIYEHGIGFAENLTAEDGSIAIRLCKDEFCRSLIKRFGKPIVSTSANISGEPTPASFDAISTDIKNQVDYIVQYRQDDTTPQQPSSIIRWKDGKVEIIR; from the coding sequence ATGATCAATTTTGAACAAGACCTTAAAGATTCCGTTGAAACCTTACGAAAAGGCGGCATCATCCTTTACCCAACAGATACCGTATGGGGCCTGGGTTGTGATGCTACCAATGCCGCAGCCGTGGCAAAAATTTATTCCATAAAAAAAAGAGACGATAGTAAGGCACTGATCGTGCTGGCGGCAACCGAACGGGATATTATGCAGTACACCGCTGCAGTTGACCTCAGCCTTTTTGACTATCTGGAAACCACAGAACGTCCCACAACGGTGATCTATGAGCACGGCATCGGTTTTGCAGAAAACCTCACCGCCGAAGACGGCAGTATCGCCATACGGCTTTGTAAAGACGAATTTTGCCGGTCGCTGATCAAACGCTTTGGCAAGCCCATCGTTTCCACGTCTGCAAATATTTCCGGGGAACCCACCCCGGCTAGTTTTGATGCAATTTCAACGGATATTAAAAACCAGGTGGATTATATCGTACAATACCGGCAGGACGATACTACACCGCAGCAGCCTTCTTCGATCATTCGCTGGAAAGATGGGAAAGTGGAAATAATCCGATAA
- a CDS encoding CCA tRNA nucleotidyltransferase: MDIQLDDTERTIINKVAAAAQQLNQESYLVGGFVRDKLLGRATKDADIVTIGDGIELAHAVAALFQPRPEVNYFKNFGTAHIRVAAPSPEKKDNFFDIEFVGARKESYRHNSRKPEVSPGTLEDDQNRRDFTINAMAISLNKHDFGKLVDPFYGQQHLEEKKIITPLEPDQTFSDDPLRMMRAIRFASQLNFVIEENTLASIAKNKDRIRIISQERITDELNKIILSDKPSIGFDLLYKTGLLKIIFPKMTDLSGAEFKEGIGHKDNFYHTLQVLDNVASTSNDLWLRWAAILHDIAKPATKRFEEGAGWTFHGHEVVGGRMVPKIFAQMKLPQNEKMRFVKKLVELHLRPICLSKEDITDSAIRRLLFDAGEDFDALMLLCEADITSKNKKKVQRFLENFKLVRERSKEVEEKDHIRNWQPPVDGLEIMRLFNLQPSKPVGILKDSLKDAILDGAILNTREAALEFLTVKAKEIGIG, encoded by the coding sequence ATGGATATTCAATTAGACGATACCGAACGCACTATTATAAATAAAGTAGCAGCAGCAGCGCAGCAACTCAACCAGGAAAGCTACCTCGTGGGCGGTTTTGTGCGGGATAAGTTATTAGGCCGTGCTACCAAAGACGCGGATATTGTCACCATTGGAGATGGTATTGAACTGGCCCATGCAGTAGCAGCATTATTTCAGCCCAGGCCGGAAGTGAACTATTTCAAAAATTTTGGTACGGCACATATAAGGGTTGCGGCACCCTCACCGGAAAAAAAAGACAACTTCTTTGATATCGAATTTGTAGGCGCCCGCAAAGAAAGTTACCGGCATAACAGCCGCAAACCGGAAGTGAGCCCCGGCACCCTGGAAGACGACCAGAACCGCAGAGATTTTACCATCAACGCGATGGCCATCAGTCTGAATAAACATGATTTTGGCAAATTGGTGGATCCCTTTTACGGGCAGCAACACCTGGAAGAAAAAAAGATCATTACTCCATTGGAGCCCGATCAGACCTTCAGCGACGACCCCCTGCGCATGATGCGGGCGATTCGTTTTGCTTCTCAGCTAAATTTTGTGATTGAGGAAAACACCTTGGCTTCCATCGCCAAAAACAAAGACCGCATCCGGATCATTTCGCAGGAACGCATCACCGATGAACTGAACAAAATTATTTTATCGGACAAGCCCTCTATTGGATTTGACCTGCTTTATAAAACCGGTTTGCTGAAAATTATTTTCCCGAAAATGACGGACCTATCCGGCGCCGAATTCAAAGAAGGCATCGGGCATAAAGATAATTTTTATCACACCTTACAGGTTCTGGATAATGTGGCCAGCACCAGCAACGACCTGTGGTTGCGCTGGGCGGCTATTTTGCATGATATTGCCAAGCCGGCTACCAAACGATTTGAAGAAGGCGCGGGGTGGACCTTTCACGGGCACGAAGTAGTGGGCGGCCGTATGGTTCCCAAAATTTTTGCACAGATGAAACTGCCGCAAAATGAAAAAATGCGTTTTGTAAAAAAACTGGTGGAACTGCATTTACGCCCGATCTGCCTGTCAAAGGAAGACATCACGGATTCTGCTATCCGTCGCCTGCTGTTTGATGCCGGCGAAGATTTTGATGCGCTGATGCTGCTCTGCGAAGCGGACATCACCAGTAAGAATAAAAAGAAGGTGCAACGTTTCCTGGAGAACTTTAAACTGGTACGGGAACGAAGCAAAGAGGTGGAAGAAAAAGATCATATCCGCAACTGGCAGCCTCCCGTTGACGGGCTGGAGATCATGCGGCTATTCAACCTGCAACCTTCAAAGCCGGTAGGCATTTTAAAAGATTCTTTAAAAGATGCCATCCTGGATGGAGCCATTCTGAATACGAGAGAAGCTGCGCTGGAGTTTTTGACGGTTAAAGCAAAGGAAATAGGGATCGGTTAG
- a CDS encoding 6-phosphogluconolactonase — MSVENNALIIKRYITRDAMGAAAAGAVADRIHELLSEKDTVNMIFAAAPSQNEFLAHLLGQPIPWERIVALHMDEYVDLPADAPQGFGNFLKERLFDKAPFQSVHYLNGNAADLIIECDRYAQLLTAHPPDIVCLGIGENGHIAFNDPPVADFNDPRLVKVVDLDAACLQQQVNDGCFAVLEAVPRRALTLTIPALMRGKYLYCMVPAASKARAVYNTLHAAIDPLYPSTILRSHANVVLFLDEESSALLDS; from the coding sequence ATGAGCGTAGAGAACAATGCATTGATCATTAAAAGGTATATAACAAGGGATGCAATGGGTGCGGCGGCGGCTGGTGCGGTGGCGGATAGAATACATGAGCTTCTTTCCGAAAAAGATACGGTAAATATGATTTTTGCGGCCGCCCCTTCGCAGAATGAATTCCTGGCGCACCTGCTTGGGCAGCCTATCCCCTGGGAGCGTATTGTGGCTTTGCACATGGATGAATATGTAGACCTGCCGGCTGACGCGCCGCAGGGGTTTGGGAATTTTTTAAAGGAGCGGCTGTTTGATAAGGCACCGTTCCAGTCGGTTCATTATTTAAATGGGAATGCGGCTGATCTGATTATAGAATGCGATCGATATGCACAGTTACTGACAGCACACCCGCCGGATATTGTATGCCTGGGAATTGGAGAAAATGGACATATCGCTTTTAATGACCCGCCTGTAGCGGATTTTAATGATCCCCGGCTGGTAAAAGTGGTGGACCTGGATGCTGCCTGTTTGCAGCAGCAGGTGAACGACGGATGCTTTGCGGTTTTGGAAGCAGTTCCGCGACGGGCCTTAACCCTTACCATTCCCGCATTAATGAGGGGGAAATACCTGTATTGTATGGTGCCGGCGGCCTCAAAAGCCCGTGCCGTTTATAATACACTTCATGCAGCAATCGATCCGCTTTATCCTTCAACTATTCTGAGAAGCCACGCTAATGTCGTTCTGTTTTTGGATGAAGAGAGCAGTGCGTTGCTAGATAGTTAA
- the nagA gene encoding N-acetylglucosamine-6-phosphate deacetylase, giving the protein MNALKIINGKLVLPDGVVEGKSLYVLDGKIQAITGEMLDFPDLQEMDVHGNYVAPGFIDMHVHGGADHDFMDNDPLGFVAIAQMHAQHGTTSMNPTTLSCGKEDLLETIRLYDAAEPVRYDGAQFIGLHIEGPYFAMEQRGAQDPRFIRDPDPEEYGEVLAAAKHIARWSAAPELPGALEFGKYMVQHKVMPAIAHTNASYEDVVQAFDAGYTHVTHFYSAMSGVFRRNAFRYAGVVESAYLIDEMTVEIIADGVHLPPPLLQLVYKLKGADKIALITDAMRGAGTQGSGSILGSRKNGLPVLLEDGVAKLPDRSAFAGSIATMDRLVRNMITLAGVSLMDAVKMATATPAKLMGVHEWTGSLEEGKQADIVVFDPSVAILKTIIGGRLVHDAGKLELPEAD; this is encoded by the coding sequence TTGAATGCGCTTAAGATCATAAACGGCAAGCTGGTATTACCCGATGGGGTTGTGGAAGGGAAGTCTTTGTATGTCCTTGATGGGAAGATACAGGCCATTACCGGCGAAATGCTTGATTTTCCTGATCTGCAGGAGATGGATGTTCATGGAAACTATGTGGCACCGGGGTTTATCGACATGCATGTTCATGGCGGAGCCGATCATGATTTTATGGATAACGATCCTCTGGGATTTGTTGCCATTGCCCAAATGCATGCACAACATGGTACTACTTCTATGAACCCGACGACATTGAGTTGCGGTAAAGAAGATTTGCTGGAAACAATAAGATTATATGATGCTGCAGAGCCTGTGAGATATGATGGCGCACAGTTCATCGGCCTGCACATAGAAGGCCCTTATTTTGCCATGGAACAGAGGGGTGCACAAGACCCTCGTTTTATAAGGGATCCGGATCCCGAAGAATACGGGGAAGTGCTTGCTGCTGCAAAACACATAGCGCGGTGGAGTGCAGCGCCCGAGTTACCGGGGGCTCTTGAATTTGGGAAGTATATGGTGCAACACAAAGTGATGCCGGCCATTGCACATACCAATGCCAGTTATGAAGATGTGGTGCAAGCATTTGATGCCGGCTATACGCATGTTACCCATTTCTATTCTGCGATGTCTGGCGTCTTCCGCAGGAACGCTTTTCGTTATGCCGGAGTGGTGGAAAGCGCTTATTTGATTGATGAAATGACGGTGGAAATAATCGCCGACGGCGTGCACCTGCCGCCACCGCTGTTGCAACTCGTGTATAAACTAAAAGGTGCTGATAAAATTGCATTGATCACGGACGCCATGCGCGGCGCAGGTACACAGGGCAGCGGGAGTATTTTGGGCAGCCGCAAAAATGGTTTGCCTGTTTTATTGGAAGATGGCGTGGCCAAATTGCCCGACCGGTCTGCATTTGCAGGCAGTATCGCTACGATGGACCGGTTGGTGCGGAATATGATCACATTGGCGGGGGTATCCCTCATGGATGCAGTAAAAATGGCTACTGCTACTCCGGCCAAATTAATGGGTGTTCATGAATGGACCGGCAGTCTGGAAGAAGGAAAGCAGGCAGACATTGTTGTCTTTGATCCGTCTGTTGCAATACTTAAAACGATTATAGGAGGGCGGCTGGTGCACGATGCAGGGAAGCTGGAATTGCCTGAAGCAGACTAA